A genomic region of Pseudomonas sp. MPC6 contains the following coding sequences:
- a CDS encoding ATPase, whose product MSMRNDANDDFDDVPSLRADNLDDDDFVPTTRTSVRSRTTPVVKVKGPSTGPLWALVGALFFAFAGLAWWSFQQISLMEQQLVATQESFARISEDAAGRLQDISGKVVASQTNVSSDSEALKLQIKQLESKLQDQGKQQQGVVGQTSELDKRLAQMTAQTSELDKRLAQLTAQNTEHQSANTQLQAQVKALDSELAALKSASADTSKFDAQLKSLGADIVALKKQGNPSAAIDRLEQDMLILKSQQDNRPSAAQGATTAEFDAFRGQVTRNINTLQAQIQTLAQQLRARQ is encoded by the coding sequence ATGTCCATGCGTAACGATGCCAACGACGACTTCGACGATGTACCGAGCCTGCGAGCCGACAACCTCGACGACGATGATTTTGTGCCCACCACTCGCACCTCGGTGCGTTCGCGCACGACGCCGGTGGTCAAGGTCAAAGGTCCTAGCACCGGCCCGTTGTGGGCGCTGGTCGGCGCCTTGTTCTTTGCGTTCGCCGGCCTTGCCTGGTGGAGCTTTCAGCAAATCTCGCTGATGGAACAGCAACTGGTGGCGACTCAGGAAAGCTTCGCCCGTATCAGCGAGGACGCGGCGGGGCGCCTGCAGGACATTTCCGGCAAGGTGGTCGCCAGCCAGACCAACGTCAGCAGCGACAGCGAAGCCCTGAAACTGCAGATCAAACAGCTGGAAAGCAAGCTTCAGGATCAGGGCAAGCAGCAGCAAGGTGTCGTCGGCCAGACCTCCGAGCTGGACAAGCGCCTGGCGCAGATGACTGCGCAAACCTCCGAGCTGGATAAGCGACTGGCGCAGTTGACCGCCCAGAACACCGAACATCAGAGCGCCAACACGCAATTGCAGGCGCAGGTCAAAGCGCTGGACAGTGAATTGGCCGCGCTGAAAAGTGCTTCGGCTGACACCAGCAAGTTTGACGCTCAGCTGAAAAGCCTCGGCGCCGACATTGTCGCGCTGAAAAAGCAAGGCAACCCGAGCGCCGCCATCGATCGCCTGGAGCAAGACATGCTTATCCTCAAGAGCCAGCAGGACAATCGTCCGAGCGCGGCCCAAGGCGCCACCACCGCCGAATTCGACGCCTTCCGTGGCCAGGTCACGCGCAACATCAACACCCTGCAGGCGCAGATTCAGACGCTGGCGCAGCAGCTGCGCGCCCGGCAGTAG